The genomic region ATGAGCCGGTGTGCCGCACGTTCACGTTCTCGCCGGACCGCCGTTCCCCGCGCACGCGGGGATGAGCCGCGAATTGCGCTATGCAGCGCGCGGCACGGCTCCCGTTCCCCGCGCACGCGGGGATGAGCCGGTGAGATTGGCGGTGGCGAGCTCCGCCCGCCGACCGTTCCCCGCGTACCCAGGGATGGCCCGGCGCTGCGCACTCGACCATAGCCATGGACCTCGCGGGAGGCTCTGGCCGGGTCCGGCCACGCGGGTACAGTCGAAGACCCAGTTGCCTGCGCAGCTGGCCGGCGCTCCGCACTCTTGTAATTGCAGACGCGCTGCAGCCCGCTGCGAAAAGGTTGCCCAGAAGGTTGCCCAGAAACGACAAGGGGTCCCGCTTTGGCAGCGGAACCCCTTGATATTCTTGGAGCGGGAAACGGGATTCGAACCCGCGACCCTCAGCTTGGGAAGCTGATGCTCTACCAACTGAGCTATTCCCGCGCGACGGCTCCCTTTCTGCCGTGAACGACCCCCGGAGTCAAGGAAGAGCGCGCGCCCCGCGAGGGCGCGGCGCGGGAGCCGCTGCGGCGGCCCGGGAGGGCGTTAGAGTCGGGGCATGGACGAGTCCGAGCTCCGCCGGCTGGAGGCCTCGCGCGCCGCGCTCCTGGCCCGCTTCGCCGAGAAGATGCGCGCCACCCCGTCGCTCGCCGACCCGGCGCCGAAGGGCGAGGGGCCGCGCAACGCTCACGGGATGCCGAGGATGCCGGTGCAGCAGGGCGAGCAGGACGAGCTCATCCCGATGGACCTGGGCCGGGTGCCGGCGGTGGCGATGGACCGCTGGAAGCTCACCGTGGACGGAGCGGTCGAGGCGCCGGTGACGCTCGGCTTCGAAGACCTCCTCGCCCTCCCGCAGGAGGACCGCACCGCCGACTTCCACTGCGTCACCGGCTGGAGCGTGCTGGGGCTCTCCTGGCGCGGCGTGCCGGTCTCGACGCTGCTCGCGCTCGCCCGCCCCACCGCCGAGGCGACGCACGCGATGTTCCACTCCCACGACGGCTACTCCACCAACCTCCCGCTCGAGGAGGCGCTCAAGGACGACGTCCTCCTCGTCCACGCGCTCGGCGGCGCGCCGCTCACGGCGGAGCTCGGCGGCCCGGCGCGCGTGATCACGCCGCAGCTCTACGCCTACAAGGGCGCGAAGTGGGTGAACCGGATCGAGCTCCTCACCCAGGACCGGCGCGGCTACTGGGAGATCCGCGGCTACTCCAACACCGCGTACCCCTGGCGCAACGATCGGGAGTGGTGACGGTAAACGCCTACTTCTTCGAGAAGGCCTTGAAGAAGTCGACGATCTCCTTCGCCGCCTGCTTCCACTCGATGGTCTCGGCGATCTCGTCCTCGTCCGGGCCCTCGAGCCAGATCCCGCCGCAGCTCTCGCAGGTGTCGTAGTGGAGCGACTTCCGCTCGCCGCCCTCGATGGCCACGAGGTCCACGTTGCACGCGGGGCACATGCCCGCGATCTCGTCCGGGTTGACCCAGCCGCCGAGCGCCGACAGCGCGCGCAGGTTGTGGTGCAGCAGCACGCGGTTCAGGTCGGCGGCGTCGATCCAGAGCCCCCCGCAGTCGGGGCAGCGCTGGGCCGTGTTCTCATCACCGCTGATCTCGGCCATCTCGACGTTGCACCGAGGGCAATCCATCTGAAGTCGGTTCTCCTTGGGACCTTGGGAGCTGCGGGGGGTGAGGGGGTTTACCGGACTGTGGATGATAGGCGGGAAGGTGCGCCAGGATCAACCTTCTCGGGGCGACGGCCGGCAGGCCTCCCGGAGGGCCGCCACCAGCAGGCGGAGCCGCTCCGGGTGGAGCTTCAGCGCGACCCGGTTCACCACCAGCCGCGCCGACACCGGGAGCACCGACTCCTCCACCTCGAGGCCGTTGGCGCGCAGGGTCTCCCCGGTCTCGGTGATGTCCACGATGGCGTCGGCGAGGCCGAGCGACGGGGCCACCTCGATCGAGCCGTGCAGGGCGATCACCTCGGCCGGCAGCCCCTTCTTCGCGAAGTGGGCGGCGGCGAGGCTCACGTACTTGGTGGCGATCCGCGGCGTGACGCCGCGCGGCAGGGGCTTCGCGCCCCGGGGCCGCGCCACGATCACCTCGCAGCGGCCGATGCCGAGGTCGAGCGGCTCGTAGAGATCGCGCGGCTCCTCGCGGAGCACGTCGAGGCCGACGATGCCCACCTGCGCCGCGCCGTGCTCGACGTAGCTCGCCACGTCGGCGGCGCGGATCGAGATGAAGCGGAGCCCGACCTCGGGCGCGTCGGCGAAGAGCTTGCGGGTCTTGCCGAGGAGCGCCTTGGGCGAGACGCCGAGGGCGCTCTCGAACAGGAGCGACGCCTCGTCGGTGAGCCGGCCCTTGGGGACCGCCACCGTCAGGAGCGGGCCGTCGGCGAGCGCGGTGCGGGCCCGGCGGGCCAGCTCCCGGTTGGACGGCAGGCGATCGGTCACGCGGGCACCCTCCGGATGCGCGCCCCCAGGGGCGCGAGCTTCTCCTCGAGCCGCTCGTAGCCGCGGTCGAGGTGGTAGACGCGCTGGATCTCGGTCTCGCCCGCGGCGTCCAGGCCGGCGAGCACCAGCGCCGCCGAGGCGCGCAGGTCGCTCGCCATCACCGGCGCGCCGGAGAGGCGCGGCACGCCCTTCACCACCGCGGTCTTGCCGTCCACGGTGATGTCGGCGCCGAGCCGGCGGAGCTCGAGCACGTGCATGAAGCGGTTCTCGAAGATGGTCTCGGTGATGACCGACGACCCGTCGGCCACCGCGGCGAGCACCATCACCTGCGCCTGCATGTCGGTGGGGAAGCCGGGGTGCGGCAGGGTGCGGACGTTGAACGGCCTGGGCCGCCCCTCGCCGCGCACGCGAAGCCCGCCCTCCACCGGCTCGAGGTGGGCGCCCGCCTCGCGCAGCTTCTCGAGCAGCGCGGCGAGGTGCGACGGGTCGCAGCCCTTCACCACCACGTCGCCGCGGGTGAGCGCGCCGGCGACGAGCAGCGTGCCGGCCTCGACGCGGTCGGGGATGACGGTGTGCCGGAGCGGCCGGAGCGTCTCCACGCCCTGGATCCGGATCTCGGTCCGGCCGGCGCCCTCGATCTTCGCCCCCATCTCGTTGAGGGCGAGCGCGAGGTCGGCCACCTCGGGCTCGCGGGCGCAGTTGCGCAGCACCGTCTCGCCCTCCGCGAGCACGGCCGCCATGAGGGCGTTCTCGGTGCCGGTGACGGTCTGCAGGTCGAAGACGAACTCGGTCCCGCGCAGCCGCCCGCCGGGCACCGTCGCCTCGACGTAGCCGTGCTCGATCGCGATCTCGGCGCCCATCGCCCCGAGCACCTTCAGGTGCTGGTCGATGGGGCGCGCGCCGATGGCGCAGCCGCCCGGCAGGGAGACTCGCGCCTTCCCCCACCGCGCGAGGAGCGGCCCCAGCACCACCACGCCCGCGCGCATGGTGCGGACGAGGTCGTAGGGGGCCTCGGGCTTCAGGTCGGGCGGGACGCGGATGTGGACGGTCCGGCCGTCGCCGCGCTCCGCCGTGCAGCCCATGTGGCGCAGGATGCGGCCGAGCGTGCGCACGTCGGCCAGGTCGGGGACGTTGTGGACGACGTGGTCGCCCTCGGCGAGCAGGGCCGCGGCCACCACGGGCAGGGCGGCGTTCTTGGCGCCGGAGACCTCGACCGTGCCGCGGAGCGGGACGCCGCCTTCTACGATGATCTTGTCCATCTGGTTCTCTCGGGAAAGCGGGCCCTTATACCATCACCGCCACGGCGAGGCGCGGCAGGCCGGCGAGGTCCTTGCGGAGCTCCACCTCGGCGAAGCCGGCGGCGCGGCACAGGGCCGGGAGCGACTCGGCGTGGCTCTCGTGCAGCTCGACGAGGAGGGTGCCCCCGGGCGCGAGCCGGCGCGGCGCCTCGGCCACGATCCGGCGCGCCACCGCGAGCCCGTCCGCGCCGCCGTCGAGCGCGAGCGCGGGCTCCTGGCGGACCTCGCGCGACAGCCCGGCGAGCTCGCCGGTCGGGACGTAGGGCGGGTTCGAGGCGATGACGTCGAAGCGGCGCTCCGGGGGCACCGGGGCGAAGAGGTCGCCCTCGAGGAGCTCGACCGAGGCGCCGAGCGCCGCGGCGTTCGCCCGGGCCACCGCCAGCGCGTCGGGCGACAAGTCCACGGCGGTGACGCGCGCCCCCGGCCGCTCGAGCGCGAGGGTGATGCCGACGCAGCCCGTCCCGGTGCAGAGGTCGAGTGCGGCGCCGCCCTCGGGCAGCGCCGCGAGCGCCGCCTCGACCAGCAGCTCGGTCTCGGGGCGGGGCACGAGCACGCGCCGGTCGACGGCGAACGGGCGGCCGTAGAACTCCCGCCGGCCCACGAGGTAGGCGGTCGGCTCGCCGGCGGCGCGCCGCTTCACCAGGGCGCGGAAGGCGGCCAGCTCGGGCTCGCCGAGCGGCTTGTCGAAGTCGAGGTAGAGCCGCACCCGGTCGCAGCCGAGGGCGTGCGCGAGGAGCACCTCGGCGGTGAGGCGCGGCGCGTCCACGCCGCCCCGGGCGAAGAAGCCCTGGGTCCAGGCGAGGAGCTTGAGGGGGGTCCAGGTGTCCTTCATACCGGGGGAATGAGGCCCCCCCGGGCCCCCCGCTCGCTTCGACCCAGCCTCATCCGGCTGGGCCTGCGCTCGCCGCTGCACAACGCTGGGACGACGCCGCCCTGGCCCGCCGCCCCCTCCCTGACCCTCCCCCGCTCGCGCGGGAGAGGAGAGGAGGGGCGCTCGCAGGCGCCCCGTTCCGTCGTCACGCCCGCCGCTCCACCGCGCCCGGCTGCTCCGCGCGCGACGCCTCGCGCAGCGCCTCGGCGGCGTAGTAGGTCCGGCAGGCGTCCACGAGATCCTGCACGTCGCCGTCCATCACCGCCGGCAGGTTGTGGCGCGTGTAGTTGATCCGGTGGTCGGTGAGCCGGTCCTGCGGGAAGTTGTAGGTGCGGATCTTCTCGGAGCGGTCGCCCGAGCCGACCTGGCTCTTGCGGGCGGCGTCGCGCGAGCTCTTCTGCTTCTCGAGCTCCATCTCGAAGAGCTTCGCCCGCAGCATGCGCATCGCCATGTTGCGGTTCTTGAGCTGGCTCTTCTCCTGCTGGCACTTCACGATCACGCCGGTCGGCTTGTGGGTGAGGCGCACCGCCGAGTCGGTGGTGTTCACGCTCTGCCCGCCGGAGCCGGTGGAGCGGAACACGTCCATCTCGATGTCGGCCGGGTTGATCTGGATGTCGATGTCCTCGGCCTCGGGCATCACCGCCACGGTGACCGTGGAGGTGTGGATGCGCCCCTGCTGCTCGGTGGCCGGCACGCGCTGCACGCGGTGGACGCCCGACTCGTACTTGAGGGCCGAGTAGACCGAGTCGCCGCTGATGTTGACGAGCGCCTCCTTGATGCCGCCGAGCGCGCCGGGCGAGGTGTCGGCGATCTCGCTCTTCCAGCCGTGGCGCTCGGCGAAGCGCAGGTACATGCGGAGCAGCTCGGCCGCGAAGAGCCCCGCCTCGTCGCCGCCGGCGCCGGCGCGGATCTCGAGGATGACGTCCTTGTCGTCGTTCGGGTCGCGCGGGACGAGGTAGGTCTTGAGCTCCTCCTCGGCGGCGGGCATGCGCGCGCGCAGGGACGCGAGCTCCTCGCGGGCGAGCTCCCGGATCTCGGCGTCCTTCTCGCCGAGCAGCGCCTCGTTGTCCTCGATCTCCCGGAGCGCCTGGCGGTAGGCGCGCAGCGCCAGCACGGTCGGCTCGGTCGAGGCGCGCTCCTTCGCGACCTTGCGGAAGCGGTCGCCGTTCGAGGTGACCGCCGGGTCGGAGAGCAGGGCGGTCAGCTCCTCGTAGCGCTGCTCGATCGACTCGAGCTTCTTCAGGATCTCCGGTGAAAGCATGGGCGCTTTATACCCGAAAACCGGAATGTGGACCGGCCGGGGGAGTCCGGTGAATATGGAGGGCTCGATGCCGCCTCGCCTCGTCGTCCGCGACGCCCTGGTCGCCACCCCCGCCGCCCTGCTGGAGCGGGCCACGGTCGTGGTCGAGGGGGGCCTCGTGGCCGAGGTCGCGCCGGAGGGGACGAAGGTCGCGGCGCGCCCGGACGACTGGGACGTCGCCGGCGAGGGGCGGCTCCTCGTGCCGGGGATGGTGGACGCCCACACGCGCCTCGCCGTGGGGGCCCTCGGCCGCCTGGCCGGGCTCCCGGCGAGGAGCCCCGAGAGCGAGGCCGAGTACCGTCACCGGCTCCGGGCGCGCATCGAGGACCGGCTCGACGCCGCGGCGGTGGAGGCGCTGACCGCGGCCGGCGCCCTGGCGGCGCTCCGGGCCGGGGTCACCTGCGCCTGCGACCTCGTGCGCGGGGCGGCCGGCGACGAGGAGCGCACCCTGCCGGCGGCGGCCGCGGGGGTGCGGCGGGTGGGGCTCCGGGCGTCGCTCGCCTACGGCCCCACCGACCGGCGCGGCGGCGGCTCGGGCCGGGCCGGGGTGGCGGCCTCGGCCGCGTTCGCCGCCCTCTCGCGCGGCGACCCGCTCGTGCGCGGGGTGATCGGGATCGACGGGCTCTGCGAGCTCGGCCGCTCGAGCATCGAGGCGGCCGGCGAGCTCGGCGGGGAGCACGGCCTCCACGCCTGCCTGGCCGAGGACGAG from Anaeromyxobacter paludicola harbors:
- a CDS encoding molybdopterin-dependent oxidoreductase; this translates as MDESELRRLEASRAALLARFAEKMRATPSLADPAPKGEGPRNAHGMPRMPVQQGEQDELIPMDLGRVPAVAMDRWKLTVDGAVEAPVTLGFEDLLALPQEDRTADFHCVTGWSVLGLSWRGVPVSTLLALARPTAEATHAMFHSHDGYSTNLPLEEALKDDVLLVHALGGAPLTAELGGPARVITPQLYAYKGAKWVNRIELLTQDRRGYWEIRGYSNTAYPWRNDREW
- a CDS encoding zf-TFIIB domain-containing protein — its product is MDCPRCNVEMAEISGDENTAQRCPDCGGLWIDAADLNRVLLHHNLRALSALGGWVNPDEIAGMCPACNVDLVAIEGGERKSLHYDTCESCGGIWLEGPDEDEIAETIEWKQAAKEIVDFFKAFSKK
- the hisG gene encoding ATP phosphoribosyltransferase, which produces MARRARTALADGPLLTVAVPKGRLTDEASLLFESALGVSPKALLGKTRKLFADAPEVGLRFISIRAADVASYVEHGAAQVGIVGLDVLREEPRDLYEPLDLGIGRCEVIVARPRGAKPLPRGVTPRIATKYVSLAAAHFAKKGLPAEVIALHGSIEVAPSLGLADAIVDITETGETLRANGLEVEESVLPVSARLVVNRVALKLHPERLRLLVAALREACRPSPREG
- the murA gene encoding UDP-N-acetylglucosamine 1-carboxyvinyltransferase; its protein translation is MDKIIVEGGVPLRGTVEVSGAKNAALPVVAAALLAEGDHVVHNVPDLADVRTLGRILRHMGCTAERGDGRTVHIRVPPDLKPEAPYDLVRTMRAGVVVLGPLLARWGKARVSLPGGCAIGARPIDQHLKVLGAMGAEIAIEHGYVEATVPGGRLRGTEFVFDLQTVTGTENALMAAVLAEGETVLRNCAREPEVADLALALNEMGAKIEGAGRTEIRIQGVETLRPLRHTVIPDRVEAGTLLVAGALTRGDVVVKGCDPSHLAALLEKLREAGAHLEPVEGGLRVRGEGRPRPFNVRTLPHPGFPTDMQAQVMVLAAVADGSSVITETIFENRFMHVLELRRLGADITVDGKTAVVKGVPRLSGAPVMASDLRASAALVLAGLDAAGETEIQRVYHLDRGYERLEEKLAPLGARIRRVPA
- the prmC gene encoding peptide chain release factor N(5)-glutamine methyltransferase encodes the protein MKDTWTPLKLLAWTQGFFARGGVDAPRLTAEVLLAHALGCDRVRLYLDFDKPLGEPELAAFRALVKRRAAGEPTAYLVGRREFYGRPFAVDRRVLVPRPETELLVEAALAALPEGGAALDLCTGTGCVGITLALERPGARVTAVDLSPDALAVARANAAALGASVELLEGDLFAPVPPERRFDVIASNPPYVPTGELAGLSREVRQEPALALDGGADGLAVARRIVAEAPRRLAPGGTLLVELHESHAESLPALCRAAGFAEVELRKDLAGLPRLAVAVMV
- the prfA gene encoding peptide chain release factor 1, which codes for MLSPEILKKLESIEQRYEELTALLSDPAVTSNGDRFRKVAKERASTEPTVLALRAYRQALREIEDNEALLGEKDAEIRELAREELASLRARMPAAEEELKTYLVPRDPNDDKDVILEIRAGAGGDEAGLFAAELLRMYLRFAERHGWKSEIADTSPGALGGIKEALVNISGDSVYSALKYESGVHRVQRVPATEQQGRIHTSTVTVAVMPEAEDIDIQINPADIEMDVFRSTGSGGQSVNTTDSAVRLTHKPTGVIVKCQQEKSQLKNRNMAMRMLRAKLFEMELEKQKSSRDAARKSQVGSGDRSEKIRTYNFPQDRLTDHRINYTRHNLPAVMDGDVQDLVDACRTYYAAEALREASRAEQPGAVERRA
- a CDS encoding amidohydrolase family protein, which codes for MPPRLVVRDALVATPAALLERATVVVEGGLVAEVAPEGTKVAARPDDWDVAGEGRLLVPGMVDAHTRLAVGALGRLAGLPARSPESEAEYRHRLRARIEDRLDAAAVEALTAAGALAALRAGVTCACDLVRGAAGDEERTLPAAAAGVRRVGLRASLAYGPTDRRGGGSGRAGVAASAAFAALSRGDPLVRGVIGIDGLCELGRSSIEAAGELGGEHGLHACLAEDEEDVAHAFGMSGLHPVALVGSCGGLGPGAVIARDAALTSREVTLLADTGSWLALSPRAALFWGGEFPPLGYIAAAGTPMAFGTDGLFPDVAGEALAAAMCLRMAEHRATASGDVVTKEIWPGGGHVASRLFGVGLGEIAPGAAADLVLLDWRPPAPLPDLLAGDLAMLHAGAPAAWAIVNGEVRLREGHLLGGDEREIAAKAREAAARVLAA